A window from uncultured Desulfobacter sp. encodes these proteins:
- a CDS encoding L-lactate permease gives MSLTLSALIAFIPIAMVLIFMVGLRWPATRAMPLAWLVCALIGATLWKMPAGLVAASTLSGFGSAINVLIIVFGAILILYTLRESGAMETISYGFTTISPDRRVQTIIIAFLFGAFIEGSAGFGTPAAIAAPLLLGLGFPALAAVCVCLMFNSIPVTFGAVGTPIWFGLKNLKPVVEQAIGQGASVASFDAFMHQVGVFSALIHAVAAILLPLFVVCFLTRFFGKNKSWGEGLGVWKFSVFAGLCYAIPYLFTAIVFGVEFPSLLGGLIGLGLVITGAKKKLFLPKETWEFADRAHWEKEWLGDIEPGSNNLIPKMSQLAAWTPYILIALLLVLTRLSFLPFKGWVTAYVISFPKILGWETVNFTMKPFYLPGVVPFMLVAILTIFIHRIPGPKVALAWKDAIVKMKNPTIAMLFAVAMVEILKQSGHGTAGYASMPLTMAEFVAGLCGTLWPMAASYVGALGAFITGSCTVSNLLFADFQYGVASTTGDSHMIIVALQAVGAAMGNMICVHNVVAASATVGLAGMEGTIIRRTMIPCLLYGLLTGVMGLLFIYVLFPGTF, from the coding sequence TTGTCACTTACTTTATCAGCATTGATTGCGTTTATTCCCATTGCCATGGTGTTAATCTTTATGGTTGGATTGAGGTGGCCCGCCACCCGGGCTATGCCTTTGGCATGGCTTGTCTGCGCCCTGATCGGGGCAACCCTCTGGAAAATGCCGGCAGGCCTTGTGGCCGCATCCACCCTGAGCGGGTTCGGCAGCGCCATTAACGTACTGATCATCGTGTTTGGTGCCATTCTCATCCTCTATACCCTTAGAGAAAGCGGCGCCATGGAAACCATTTCATACGGTTTTACGACCATTTCTCCGGACCGCCGGGTCCAGACCATCATCATTGCCTTTTTGTTCGGTGCCTTTATTGAGGGCTCTGCCGGGTTCGGAACCCCTGCGGCCATTGCCGCACCGTTGCTGCTGGGCTTAGGGTTTCCCGCCCTGGCTGCGGTGTGCGTCTGCCTCATGTTCAACTCCATCCCCGTCACCTTCGGGGCAGTGGGAACCCCCATCTGGTTCGGGCTTAAAAACCTCAAACCAGTTGTAGAGCAGGCCATTGGCCAGGGCGCATCCGTGGCCTCCTTTGACGCCTTCATGCACCAGGTGGGTGTTTTTTCCGCCCTGATTCATGCTGTGGCCGCCATCCTGCTTCCCCTGTTCGTTGTCTGTTTTCTTACCCGTTTTTTCGGTAAAAACAAATCTTGGGGCGAAGGATTAGGTGTCTGGAAATTTTCCGTATTTGCCGGACTGTGCTATGCAATTCCCTATCTGTTCACAGCCATTGTTTTTGGTGTGGAATTTCCCTCATTGCTCGGCGGTCTCATCGGATTGGGTCTGGTGATCACCGGTGCCAAGAAAAAACTGTTTCTGCCCAAAGAGACCTGGGAATTTGCCGACCGTGCCCATTGGGAAAAAGAGTGGCTGGGAGATATTGAGCCCGGTTCCAACAACCTGATCCCGAAAATGAGCCAGCTGGCTGCCTGGACACCCTATATTCTCATTGCGCTGCTTCTGGTGCTCACACGTCTCTCTTTTCTGCCCTTTAAAGGCTGGGTGACCGCTTATGTGATCTCATTCCCCAAAATTTTGGGCTGGGAAACCGTTAATTTCACCATGAAACCGTTTTACCTGCCCGGCGTGGTTCCCTTTATGCTGGTTGCGATACTGACCATATTTATTCACCGGATTCCCGGACCCAAGGTTGCCCTGGCCTGGAAGGATGCCATCGTAAAGATGAAAAATCCCACCATTGCCATGCTCTTTGCCGTGGCCATGGTTGAAATCCTTAAACAATCAGGACACGGTACGGCAGGATACGCCTCCATGCCCCTGACCATGGCTGAATTTGTGGCCGGTCTGTGCGGAACATTATGGCCCATGGCCGCCTCTTATGTTGGGGCGTTGGGCGCGTTTATCACCGGCTCCTGTACGGTGTCCAACCTGCTGTTTGCCGATTTTCAATACGGCGTGGCCTCCACCACCGGCGACAGCCATATGATTATTGTGGCCCTGCAGGCCGTGGGTGCTGCCATGGGTAATATGATCTGCGTACACAACGTTGTGGCGGCCTCCGCCACCGTGGGCCTGGCCGGTATGGAAGGCACCATTATCCGCCGCACCATGATTCCCTGTCTGCTTTACGGACTGTTGACCGGCGTCATGGGCTTGCTTTTTATTTACGTCCTGTTTCCAGGGACTTTCTAA